In Pectinophora gossypiella chromosome 17, ilPecGoss1.1, whole genome shotgun sequence, one DNA window encodes the following:
- the LOC126374219 gene encoding uncharacterized protein LOC126374219 — MDFVPPLTVQAAYSVQPLEDYDTPRAPLLRQVSLDEERRDDCQGHWRGPHLQGEEEERGVRLFRAMLLQHLRLEELRPPPCIVAPARPEPRGWWMYWRDWRSLERAAKRFRESKAQARLAERAAQISLLSLDEVEFEDILQELCQACCHVEQRALVVLAFLCEVCARAVRVGGWCRATDWAAKHVAQCATPWAIRHGGWSAVVERASGTRREESTFLAGAALAALVAFLLFCRTRLRHALL; from the exons ATGGATTTTGTACCGCCTTTAACTGTCCAAG CAGCGTACAGTGTCCAGCCATTAGAAGACTACGACACCCCTCGAGCTCCTCTCTTGAGACAAGTTTCCTTAGACGAGGAGAGGAGAGACGACTGCCAGGGGCACTGGAGGGGCCCCCACCTGCAGGGCGAGGAAGAGGAGCGGGGGGTCCGGTTGTTCCGGGCCATGCTGCTCCAACACCTGAGGCTTGAGGAGTTGAGGCCCCCGCCTTGTATCGTCGCGCCTGCCAGACCGGAGCCTAG AGGTTGGTGGATGTACTGGCGTGACTGGCGGTCGCTGGAGCGAGCAGCGAAAAGGTTCCGCGAGTCCAAAGCGCAGGCGCGACTGGCGGAGCGGGCGGCGCAGATATCGCTGCTCAGCCTCGATGAGGTCGAGTTTGAAGATATCCTGCAGGAACTATGCCAG GCATGTTGCCACGTAGAGCAACGCGCGCTAGTAGTACTAGCGTTCCTGTGTGAGGTGTGCGCCCGCGCAGTCCGCGTTGGCGGCTGGTGCCGCGCTACCGACTGGGCTGCTAAACATGTTGCGCAGTGTGCTACACCCTGGGCTATACGACATGGAGGTTGG AGCGCAGTAGTAGAAAGAGCGAGTGGGACGAGGAGAGAAGAGTCGACATTCCTAGCCGGGGCGGCTCTAGCGGCTCTTGTGGCGTTCCTACTGTTCTGCCGCACACGTCTGCGTCACGCACTGCTCTAG